The region GGGCCTAATAATATACACCATAACGACTGGACAAATCCAGGTCTTATGTTAAAATTATGATCGGCAGATTGGATGCGTTCTCAAGCTCCAAGCAGTGCAGACTGAAGGTCCGTCACAACCCATCTCTGATCATAGAtgccattaataataataataataatggtatttatatagcgctgaatcttgtgcagagacaaatcaaagcgctttcgcaccagacattcacacgcatgcataactctaaaactggagaaactgaagacaaggaagaggcagggaagggaggctattttgggaagaggtgggttttaagggcagacttgaaagagctgagtgtggagacttgacgaagcgaaagaggaagttcattccagttgcatttgattaaaaaaaaaaaaaaaaaaagaatccatggtaATAAATGCTGATATTCAAAATCTATtaacttttttcccccaaaataaTGGTGGAAGGTGGCTTCTGTTTCAATGGAAAAGTATTGTGCACATAGGAATCCATGGAAATAAATGTTCATAATCAAAAACTGTAGGATTTTTTTCCCTCAAATAATGGTGGAATTTGGATTCTGTTTCCACAACAGAAAATATTGTACATCTATGCGTAGCGTGAGCACAGACTAACTGACAAATTCTGGACTGTAAGTCAAAATTTTTTGTTGATTTAGATGGTTGCTTGTGTTTGTCTTACTGTTGGCAGTCATTGTCatgattttttatttcattttcagaaACAAGTAAAACGTGAGTCTTCGGTCACCACCAAGACAACACCTCAGCTGTCAGCATTTGAAGCAAACAAAACTCCTCTACACAAGTCTGCCAACACTTCTGGGTCACTCGACTCGCTGCCACCCCTGAACAGAAGTCACGTATGTCGGCTTTGTTCTGGCGCCTTTGTGCTGTTCAGCAATTTGAAGGTACATATGATGCATGTTCATGGTGAGAAGCTGCATGCTGTGTTACCTGCATCCTCCACACTCAGTAGTTGTGATGCTGGTAACTATAGCAACATGAACGTGGGGAATGTTGCTGACCATGCTGACAGGAAAGTTGTGCAGAGAACTAACTGCGAAGCTGATGGtaacactgacaaagaaagtgAGGCGAAAGAGAGAACTcgccatgtgtgtgatgtgtgcagtaaggcttttactcaggccaGTAACTTgaagaaacacaagttgattcatactggtcaaaaatcgtttgtgtgtgatgtgtgcagtaaggcttttactgaggctggtcacttgaagaaacacaagttgattcatactggtcataaaccgtttgtgtgtgatgtgtgcagtaaggcttttgcTCATGCTTGTAatttgaagagacacaagttgattcatactggtcataaaccgtttgtgtgtgacgtgtgcagtaaggcttttactgaggttggtcacttgaagacacacaagttgggtcatactggtcataaaccgtttgtgtgtgatgtgtgcagtaaggcttttactcaggcttgtcacttgaagacacacaagttgtttCATGCTGGTCACAAaccgtttgtgtgtgatgtgtgctgtaaggcttttactctggcTGGTGACTTGAAGAGACATAAGTTGagtcatactggtcataaacagtatgtgtgtgatgtgtgcagcaaggcttttactcaggttggtcacttgaagacacacaaatTGTTTCAttctggtcataaacagtttgtgtgtgaggtgtgcagtaaggcttttactcaggctggtGTCTTGAAGAGACACATGTTGAGTCatgctggtcataaacagtttgtgtgtgatgtgtgcagcaaAGCTTTCACTCACGCTGGTACCTTAAAGAGACACAAGTTGAGTCGTACTGGTCACGAaccgtttgtgtgtgatgtgtgcagtaaggcttttactctggctggtgacttgaagagacacaagttgagtcatactggtcataaaacgtttgtgtgtgatgtgtgcagtaaggcttttactctggctggtgacttgaagagacacaagttgagtcatactggtcataaaacgtttgtgtgtgaggtgtgcaggAAAGCTTTTACTCAGGCTAGTACCTTGAAGACACACAGGAGAATCCACACAGGGGAGAAACCTTACATGTGTCCACACTGTGATGCCAGTTTTAATGTGTCAAGCAACTTTCAGCGACATGTCAGATCAGTCCATGCAGATGACAAACCctatgtctgtgatgtctgttggGTGGCGTTCTCCAAGACTGTTGACTTTAAAAGACACAAGAGAACCCACACAGGTGAGAAAACCTGTACTTAAAGCAACAAGGGTGTGGGAAAGGTCACTGATCTTGATGGCAGAAAATTTTGCGGAGAAACAATGATAAATGAAGCATATGTATGacatgtgcagtaaggctttttaCTCAGTAGGTCACTTGAAGACATACAACCTGTTTCATGAAAGTCATAAtataacagtttgtgtgtgtgctgtgttcaataAGGCTTTTACTGGGGGGAGGTCATTTAGAATGACACAGGTTGGTTGATAAACTGTGTGTGACACATGTATTGTGACTTACTCAGCCTGATCACTTGAGGACACACATGTTGATTCATACAGTTTGTGTTCGACATGTACAGTAAGGCTTTTACACAGGCTGATACCCTGAAGACCACACAGGAGAATCCACCCAGGGGAAAAACCTCACATGTCCACACTGTTGTGCTGGTTTTAATGTGTCAGATAACTTACAGACACTGGTCAGTCCATGACTGTGATGCTGGTTTTAATGTGTCAGATAACTTACAGACACTGGTCAGTCCATGACTGTGATGCTGGTTTTAATGTGTCAGATAACTTACAGACACTGGTCAGTCCATGACTAATGCTGGTTTTAATGTGTCAGATAACTTACAGGCATTGGTCAGTCCATGAGTGTGATGCTGGTTTTAATGTGTCAGATAACTTACAGGCATTGGTCAGTCCATGAGTGTGATGCTGGTTTTAATGTGTCAGATAACTTACAGACATTGGTCAGTCCATGAGTGTGATGCTGGTTTTAATGTGTCAGATAACTTACAGGCATTGGTCAGTCCATGACTGATGCTGGTTTTAATGTGTCAGATAACTTACAGACACAGGTCAGTCCATGAGTGTGATGCTGGTTTTAATGTGTCAGATAACTTACAGACACTGGTCAGTCCATGACTGTGATGCTGGTTTTAATGTGTCAGATAACTTACAGACACTGGTCAATCCATGACTGTGATGCTGGTTTTAATGTGTCAGATAACTTACAGACACAGGTCAGTCCATGCAGGTGACAGACTCCCATGTTCTCTAAAACTGGCAACTTAAAAAGTGACAAGATCGACGATCCACACAGGTGACAAACCTTGTACCTGTAATGTCTGCTGGGTgcgggtgacgggcgcaatagccgagtggttaaagcgttggactgtcaatctgagggtcgcgggttcgaatcacggtgatggcgcctggtgggtaaagggtggagatttttacgatctcccaggtcaacatatgtgcagacctgctagtgcctgaaccccctttgtgtgtatatgcaagcagaggatcaaatgcacacgttaaagatcctgtaatccatgtcagcgttcggtgggttatggaaacaagaacatacccagcatgcacacccccgaaagcggagtatggctgcctacatggcggggtaaaaacggtcatacacgtaaaagcccactcgtgtgcacatgagtgaatgtgggggttgcagcccacgaacgaagaataataagaagaagaagctgggtgCTGGTGTCTTGGAGAAATCACTGGGAAAGAAACAAGAGGATCCACACAGGTGACAAACCTCACGAAtgcacagactgtggaaaaggaCTGTGGAGAAAAACCTGACGCCTGTACACACTGTTCTACCAGCTTTCACCTGGTCAGgtgatttgaaaaaaacacacagaaataaaaccaGTGAAACTATATACACAGTGCAACCTGTAACTCTTGCAAAAGTCTTCAATGTCATTTATAATTTTCTTTGCTGTTATTTAAGTGTGTTCCGTGACAACGTACCTCAAAGAATGACACAGACTGCGTTTTCAGTATTTTGGAGTGTAAAGGACAAAGCTTTACGTAGCGATTCTTTTTCCCTAATTtcaggacggtggcagaatggttaagatgcttatctggcAATACTGAGTCTGTGAggttgtatttgactgtgctttcatatctgtgaaactgcatgtttggtgcatttcggttaagcatgtgtgggtgtatgtgtgaatgtgtgtcttcatgttttacatttattcgcttatttatcaccattgttgtcttatttatttattttttattattatcattttattagtattactattattattactactacctttttctatattataattattatttatttatttatttatttatttatttatgtaagcttatctattatttattcccccggttttttggggttttttttttggtttttttctcaaggcctgactaagcgtgttgggttacgctgctggtcaggcatctgcttggcagatgtggtgtagcgtatatggatttgtctgaatgcagtgacgcctccttgagctactgaaactgaaactgaaactgtgagggtctgggtttcaaATCCCTGGCTCACcgtttcttccaagtttgacccGAAAACCAAACCGGTTGTCGAATCATTCAGACGAGATGATGAAcagtggtcctgtgtgcagtacgcactttgcacactgaaaaagaacccatggcaaaattgtgtagaagaaatccactctgatagatacacagagatctgtgggagcgagcgggacaggaaccagtggccaagcagatactgcggaggaagtggggctggatcggacacaccctcaggaagccagcgtccagcatcacacgccaagccctgacctggaacccgcagggaaagagaggccggccttgcaacagctggaggcgagataccgaggcagagctgaagcagcaagggaccaactggactggaatggccagaacagcccagaacggagtgcgatggcgaggggtcgtcgatggcctgtgctccaccaggagcgatgggcaaaatgaatgatgatgaatgagatACACAGAATGTATgtgcactaaaggcctgactaagtgcataaagttatgctgctggtgaagCATTAGCCAAGTAGATACGGTGTAGCGTACACATATGTATTTGTACAAACGCAGCGACACCttgtaaaactgaaactgaagcttgaATTTCTAATGTTGAAATGTCACAACCAAGTTCATGTGATTTGTTCTGTTTCAAGCATTGGGGGGGCACACCAAATTTGTTTGTTTCTAAGttggtgtgtacttgtgtgtgtgattttttgctGTTATCTAGCTTTTAAAAATGTTGTAGTTCATtgttatgtatacatgcatatttacagtttgtgtttgtattaGGCCCAGCACTCAGCgtatatcacaggttgacattagctgtgaatatgtgtcttcatgttttacatttatttgcttatttatcatcattgttgtcttatttatttatttacttgtttatttatttattttattttattttatttattttttatatttctttaattattatttttattattattattattattattactac is a window of Babylonia areolata isolate BAREFJ2019XMU chromosome 34, ASM4173473v1, whole genome shotgun sequence DNA encoding:
- the LOC143277568 gene encoding uncharacterized protein LOC143277568 is translated as MASPAQQAMSEVKIEIDVAEEEEGPLWMTQDQCSGCDAFENDVSTAATPCETDTWNPPLAAVKTEPDTHAQSGPGIKAESVNYYMTTSDMCHQFQSVDKGEMAADIRFGCHPLMTSEYSRANSRNDSLEVSFSFQTEHHSTANTSSDVIKTEAVTANTSSDVIKTEPVTANTSSDVIKTEAVTTNTSSDVIKTEPVTANTSSDVIKTEPVTTNTSSDVIKTEAVTTNTSSDVIKTEPVTANTSSDVIKTEAVTTNTSRNTSNVVIKIEPVTGNTSCDVIKTEPITGNTSNVVIKIEPVTGNTSCDVIKTEPITANTSSDVQTKAVTDIMMAMTPDAVSSASTSSRDEGDNRPARDYQKQVKRESSVTTKTTPQLSAFEANKTPLHKSANTSGSLDSLPPLNRSHVCRLCSGAFVLFSNLKVHMMHVHGEKLHAVLPASSTLSSCDAGNYSNMNVGNVADHADRKVVQRTNCEADGNTDKESEAKERTRHVCDVCSKAFTQASNLKKHKLIHTGQKSFVCDVCSKAFTEAGHLKKHKLIHTGHKPFVCDVCSKAFAHACNLKRHKLIHTGHKPFVCDVCSKAFTEVGHLKTHKLGHTGHKPFVCDVCSKAFTQACHLKTHKLFHAGHKPFVCDVCCKAFTLAGDLKRHKLSHTGHKQYVCDVCSKAFTQVGHLKTHKLFHSGHKQFVCEVCSKAFTQAGVLKRHMLSHAGHKQFVCDVCSKAFTHAGTLKRHKLSRTGHEPFVCDVCSKAFTLAGDLKRHKLSHTGHKTFVCDVCSKAFTLAGDLKRHKLSHTGHKTFVCEVCRKAFTQASTLKTHRRIHTGEKPYMCPHCDASFNVSSNFQRHVRSVHADDKPYVCDVCWVAFSKTVDFKRHKRTHTGEKTCT